The Diabrotica virgifera virgifera chromosome 10, PGI_DIABVI_V3a genome has a window encoding:
- the LOC126878625 gene encoding uncharacterized protein LOC126878625: MDNTYIEHCLPRREFFEEWVKCSTKGEKNCFLFEFLSTKFNFRDLTEDSDRKIRMRIANYASKISDKWVAAGRSKQRFLATNESWLNEHIKFEAQCTVPRSSILFQGSGNIGRPRKNFDEASFKTKKRIVEDLVESRSVGELVTASEVAARAVGKRNVVNSIRSVSECSVGATSSNYKKSNSLQDGRQLSGDEALAY, encoded by the exons ATGGATAATACTTATATTG AGCACTGTCTTCCGAGGAGGGAATTTTTTGAAGAATGGGTAAAATGCTCAACAAAAggagaaaaaaattgttttctatttgagttcctttctacaaaatttaattttagagaCCTAACAGAGGACTCTGACAGGAAAATCAGAATGAGGATAGCAAATTATGCCTCCAAaatttctgataaatgggttgcTGCGGGAAGATCAAAACAGCGTTTTTTGGCAACTAATGAAAGTTGGTTGAATGAGCACATCAAATTTGAAGCTCAATGTACTGTGCCGCGATCGTCCATATTATTTCAAGGTTCCGGTAATATAGGAAGACCACGGAAAAATTTTGACGAGGCgtcgtttaaaacaaaaaaacgtaTAGTTGAGGACCTCGTTGAATCACGCAGTGTGGGGGAGTTGGTAACTGCTTCAGAAGTAGCAGCTCGTGCAGTAGGGAAAAGAAACGTTGTTAATTCAATTAGGAGCGTAAGTGAATGCTCAGTAGGTGCTACATCTTCTAATTATAAAAAATCGAATAGCTTGCAGGATGGTAGGCAATTAAGTGGAGATGAAGCATTAGCCTATTAA